In one Colletotrichum destructivum chromosome 2, complete sequence genomic region, the following are encoded:
- a CDS encoding Putative SGNH hydrolase-type esterase domain, SGNH hydrolase superfamily gives MRPDIFSLGWGVTLLASAAYAAPTQQPHARSLDPRADFNILVGGNVSLRIMPLGASITYGQTSTDGNGYREALRNLLVADGNPVDMVGSHPNGTMQDNENEGWPGFRIDQVLEKAEVSVPATLPNLVLINAGTNDCVQTFDPDRAGARMLEMVELVWAASKRASVVLSTLLPNGNDTTEACVLRVNEQFRALVAEQQALSKKIVLADMHTDEGPLKSDLVDGIHPSDAGYVKMANIWFASIKDAASRGWLESPQPLPGNETKSR, from the exons ATGCGTCCCGACATCTTCTCTCTCGGGTGGGGGGTGACACTTTTGGCTTCAGCCG CCTACGCCGCACCCACGCAGCAGCCGCATGCCCGGTCCCTGGACCCGAGGGCCGATTTCAACattctcgtcggcggcaacgtctcGCTGCGCATCATGCCCCTCGGCGCCTCCATCACGTACGGCCAGACATCCACCGACGGCAACGGCTACCGCGAGGCCCTGCGCAACCTGCTGGTCGCCGACGGGAACCCGGTCGACATGGTCGGCTCGCACCCCAACGGCACCATGCAGGACAACGAGAACGAGGGCTGGCCCGGGTTCCGCATcgaccaggtcctcgagaaggccgaggtcTCGGTGCCCGCGACGCTGCCGAACCTCGTGCTCATCAACGCCGGCACCAACGACTGCGTGCAGACCTTCGACCCGGACCGCGCCGGCGCGCGGATGCTCGAGATGGTCGAGCTCGTCTGGGCCGCGTCCAAGAGGGCGTCGGTCGTGCTGTCGACCCTGCTGCCCAACGGGAACGACACTACCGAGGCCTGCGTGCTCCGCGTCAACGAGCAGTTCAGGGCGCTCGTCGCGGAGCAGCAGGCGCTGTCCAAGAAGATTGTGCTCGCCGACATGCACACGGACGAGGGCCCGCTGAAGagcgacctcgtcgacggtaTTCACCCCAGCGACGCCGGCTACGTCAAGATGGCCAACATCTGGTTCGCCAGCATCAAGGACGCCGCGTCGCGCGGCTGGCTCGAGTCGCCCCAGCCGCTGCCGGGTAATGAGACGAAGTCGAGATGA
- a CDS encoding Putative carbon-nitrogen hydrolase, nitrilase/Cyanide hydratase, giving the protein MQNSISAYGDEMLQIRQAAADNKIYVAFGFSERVGASLYLAQALIGPDGNILLHRRKTKPTHVERTLFGDSTGDSLTTVVDTPLGKIGMLNCWEHFQPLLKYHTYAQGEQVHIAAWPFNGDFNNGIEPWSLFNEANELTASRMYALEGAVYVLCTNQPLSPEGSRLNSEGQGSADPGSFMLSGGGGRAAVFGPDGRQLTEPAERTYDGLIYCDIDLDKIDYAKTLTDCVGHYSRPDLLRLVVDDQPKNYVTRVSPEKPTNTIYHSTVGDGTLLSTHKTLGEILRAKRKKDERDAAVADAAKS; this is encoded by the exons ATGCAGAACAGCATCTCTGCATACGGAGACGAGATGCTGCAGATTCGCCAAGCCGCGGCCGACAACAAGATTTACGTCGCCTTTGGCTTCAGCGAACGGGTTGGTGCCAGTCTGTATTTGGCCCAGGCGCTGATCGGCCCCGACGGGAACATTCTGCTTCACCgaaggaagacgaagccgacccACGTCGAGCGGACGCTTTTCGGTGACTCGACGGGCGACTCCCTCACCACTGTCGTAGACACACCTCTGGGCAAGATTGGAATGCTCAACTGCTGGG AGCATTTCCAACCCCTTCTCAAGTACCACACCTACGCTCAAGGCGAGCAGGTCCATATTGCCGCGTGGCCCTTCAACGGGGACTTCAACAACGGCATCGAGCCGTGGTCGCTATTCAACGAGGCCAACGAGCTCACAGCGAGCCGCATGTACGCCCTTGAGGGGGCCGTCTACGTGCTCTGCACCAACCAGCCGCTGTCTCCCGAGGGAAGCCGGCTCAACAGCGAGGGCCAGGGCAGCGCCGACCCGGGAAGCTTCATGCTGAGCGGTGGCGGGGGCCgggccgccgtcttcggcccCGACGGCCGCCAGCTCACGGAGCCCGCGGAGCGCACGTACGACGGGCTCATCTACTGcgacatcgacctcgacaagATCGACTACGCCAAGACCCTGACCGACTGCGTGGGCCACTACTCCCGGCCTGACCTCctgcgtctcgtcgtcgacgaccagcCCAAGAACTACGTCACCCGCGTCTCCCCGGAGAAGCCGACCAACACGATCTACCACTCGACCGTCGGGGACGGAACTTTGCTGTCGACGCACAAGACTCTCGGCGAGATTCTTCGGGCGAAGCGGAAGAAAGACGAGAGGGATGCTGCAGTTGCCGATGCGGCCAAGAGCTAG
- a CDS encoding Putative basic-leucine zipper domain superfamily, with product MEPIAGNQGRRAKRVRAVEALSEDQVQRKRNVDRMAQRAFRQRTKDRISDLEQQLEHAQEMSNLKDQRLSALCEHRNLLLQLLNNGAKGSGSNALHPPPSSSSSSGEALTDRQMDAGSSPSSPTTSGSSGDLANDPRIECTMWRGPVSHLSGPGGGADGDPPSPFPQTTRGHAAAHLVAPLHLPPTCPLDHILSDFVASRRAMLSRGAALEVVLGDPRPSVKALFDEASVASLHPLSALLSKVLATFPGLKTPERLAFFYVMSLTIKVNSSMGTSKEKQMHYGLYHSTETIIMLYQPGYDRQPGVRHVLVERSEQLSHPVFSPHFSSNVSVNWSFDVTDAVSIAGGETVLHSIFEKHVRNLKNWTMSPEFMARFPEMAASVVSLE from the exons ATGGAGCCCATCGCCGGCAATCAGGGTCGCCGGGCAAAGCGTGTCAGGGCTGTAGAGGCCCTCAGCGAAGACCAGGTGCAGCGGAAGCGCAACGTCGACCGAATGGCTCAGCGGGCTTTCCGGCAAAGGACCAAGGATCGCATCTCTGACCTCGAACAGCAGCTTGAGCACGCGCAAGAGATGTCTAATCTAAAAGATCAGCGGTTGTCGGCATTATGCGAGCACAGGAACTTGTTGCTCCAGTTGCTCAACAACGGTGCCAAAGGTTCAGGTTCCAATGCGCTccacccgccgccgtcgtcgtcgtcgtcgtcgggcgagGCTTTGACGGACCGTCAGATGGATGCAGGCTCTTCTCCGAGTAGCCCAACCACCAGCGGATCATCCGGTGATTTAGCAAACGACCCAAGAATAGAATGCACCATGTGGCGAGGGCCTGTTTCTCACCTCTCggggcccggcggcggcgccgacggagacCCTCCGAGCCCATTCCCACAGACTACGCGTGGCCATGCTGCAGCACACCTCGTCGCCCCCCTTCACTTGCCTCCCACATGCCCGCTAGATCACATCCTTTCGGACTTTGTGGCTTCGCGCAGGGCAATGTTGTCCCGAGGGGCTGCGCTCGAGGTTGTGCTTGGAGATCCCAGGCCATCGGTCAAGGCGCTCTTCGACGAGGCATCCGTCGCGTCTTTGCACCCGCTGAGTGCTCTGTTGTCCAAGGTCCTGGCAACATTCCCCGGGCTCAAGACACCGGAAAGGCTGGCCTTCTTCTATGTCATGAGCCTGACAATAAAGGTAAACAGTTCCATGGGAACATCCAAGGAGAAACAAATGCACTA TGGCTTGTATCACTCGACAGAGACCATTATAATGCTCTACCAGCCTGGCTACGACCGACA GCCAGGCGTGCGTCATGTTCTAGTGGAAAGGTCAGAGCAACTGTCACACCCGGTATTCTCTCCTCACTTTTCGTCCAACGTCAGTGTCAACTGGTCCTTTGATGTAACAGATGCGGTCTCGATCGCTGGGGGCGAGACCGTCCTGCACTCGATATTCGAAAAGCACGTGAGGAACCTGAAGAACTGGACAATGTCGCCCGAATTCATGGCCAGATTTCCGGAAATGGCTGCCTCGGTCGTGTCCCTGGAATAA
- a CDS encoding Putative acyclic terpene utilization: MNNTTDPTHPRPLRVASASGAVTDRRHGFRALAELEEDIQFIVGDWMSEMNMTVRAAGKIDSNGASDEFEKAFLEGIEPALPHLASRGIKVAVNAGASDAQKLCSILADKIEAQGLGLRVAWIGGDEVIDLVRQGAQEGAEFRSLTTGQKLSEWGFEPLYAQCYLGSWGIVEAFTGGADVVICGRVADASPAIACAAYHYGWQRKDYQQLASALVAGHMIECSTYVSGGNFSGFKSLPGDVTNIGFPIAEILPNGNFYVTKQKNTGGMVTVETCKSQLLYEIQGPLYYHSDTVAVLDGIKFEQAGVDRVFVSNVGSRKPPPTTKVGITAKGGFQAEAHYFLCGLDIEEKAQLLEKQLRFALDESKYHCLRFQTHGRCPDDPQSQASATVDFRIFAQAKDEGDLSRERFLEPITNNIMQSYPGATFAMDTRLALPKPYCEYWVTLVPQSRLRHVCHLPFSSSQVEIAAPDDTEDFVLSQDSYETSDPADAAADLGPLVRAPLGYVVHARSGDKGSDSNVGFFVRHADEWDWLRNLLTAEKVKALLGRDYSGKPVFRFELQNIWAVHFLLKDHLDRGVGANSTYDFLGKNVAEYLRSKHVDIPVKFLERGRV, translated from the exons ATGAATAATACAACTGATCCCACCCACCCTCGCCCGCTTCGAGTGGCATCTGCATCTGGCGCAGTCACGGACCGGCGCCATGGTTTCCGGGCTCTTGCTGAGCTCGAAGAAGACATCCAATTCATCGTGGGTGATTGGATGTCTGAAATGAACATGACCGTCAGGGCAGCAGGCAAGATCGACTCCAATGGCGCTTCCGACGAGTTTGAGAAGGCTTTTCTCGAGGGCATCGAGCCCGCGCTCCCGCATCTGGCGTCCAGGGGGATCAAGGTCGCAGTCAACGCGGGCGCCAGCGACGCTCAGAAGCTCTGCAGCATCCTGGCGGACAAGATTGAGGCTCAGGGGCTGGGCCTGCGGGTTGCGTGgattggcggcgacgaggtcatcGATCTTGTGCGGCAAGGTGCCCAGGAAGGAGCAGAGTTCCGAAGCCTGACCACAG GCCAGAAGCTGTCCGAATGGGGCTTTGAGCCTCTATACGCCCAGTGTTACCTCGGCAGCTGGGGTATTGTTGAAGCCTTCACGGGCGGCGCAGACGTTGTCATCTGTGGACGTGTTGCAGACGCATCCCCTGCCATTGCTTGTGCTGCGTATCATTATGGATGGCAGCGCAAGGACTACCAACAGCTCGCCAGTGCCTTGGTCGCCGGCCACATGATCGAATGCTCGACCTATGTCAGTGGAGGAAACTTCTCCGGCTTCAAATCGCTGCCTGGCGACGTCACCAACATCGGCTTCCCCATTGCCGAGATTCTCCCCAACGGCAACTTCTACGTCACCAAGCAGAAGAACACTGGCGGCATGGTGACGGTTGAAACATGCAAGTCTCAGTTGCTGTATGAGATTCAAGGACCGCTGTATTACCATTCCGATAccgtcgccgttctcgatGGCATTAAGTTTGAACAAGCGGGAGTCGATCGGGT CTTTGTTTCCAATGTCGGAAGCCGGAAAcctccccccaccaccaAAGTCGGAATCACCGCCAAGGGCGGGTTTCAAGCCGAAGCCCACTACTTCCTCTGCGGACTCGAcatcgaggagaaggcccaACTGCTCGAGAAGCAACTCCGTTTCGCCTTGGACGAGTCCAAATATCACTGTCTCAGGTTCCAAACCCATGGGAGATGCCCCGACGATCCCCAGAGCCAGGCCTCGGCCACCGTTGACTTCCGCATCTTCGCCcaggccaaggacgagggcgacctCTCGAGGGAACGCTTCCTCGAGCCGATCACGAACAACATCATGCAGAGCTACCCCGGCGCCACCTTTGCCATGGACACCCGGCTGGCCCTACCGAAGCCGTACTGCGAGTACTGGGTGACGCTCGTCCCGCAGAGCCGCCTCAGACACGTGTGCCACCTGCCGTTCAGCAGCTCGCAGGTCGAGATCGCCGCGCCCGATGACACGGAGGACTTTGTGCTGAGCCAGGACTCGTACGAGACGTCCGACCCTGCCGACGCGGCGGCTGACCTTGGCCCGCTTGTCCGGGCGCCGCTGGGCTATGTCGTCCACGCCCGTTCCGGGGACAAGGGGTCGGACTCCAACGTGGGCTTCTTTGTCCGCCACGCCGACGAATGGGACTGGCTACGCAACCTCttgacggccgagaaggtcaaggCGCTCCTTGGCCGGGATTACTCTGGGAAGCCCGTCTTCCGCTTCGAGCTGCAGAACATCTGGG CTGTTCACTTCCTCCTCAAGGACCATCTGGATCGTGGCGTTGGAGCCAATTCGACTTACGACTTTCTGGGGAAGAACGTTGCCGAGTACCTACGAAGCAAGCATGTAGACATCCCCGTGAAGTTTCTCGAGCGCGGAAGGGTTTAG
- a CDS encoding uncharacterized protein (Putative zn(2)Cys(6) fungal-type DNA-binding domain, transcription factor domain, fungi) — protein sequence MSMNTQSNQRKRVPIACLACRAKRTKCDGDPIQCSACKYRGSPCEYVHTPNNRKPPRKEYVAALQARVKTLEDELALARESGWGGDSGSVPETEPPAFDNEDDVASPESTASHGTSGTSSAAIEEVTDILGRFAIGDGGELCYFGSRSNFNLLRSSTVRSMSNMDMQRRGYEAAAAQVGLVGVSRDLQSHLLHLFWSWQNSWQYIVCEGPFLQDLGSHPDSPFGRFCSPALLYAILALASRYTDDERVRTDPEDPRTAGDAFAAQARVMLLYECETPTPTTVQALALTCLREMALNKEALGWMYCGMCVRMAINLGMHLDCSPCVSEGTLSAEEAEVRNVTWWGCYVLDKLFNIGLGRPSMIQARDVTAEPPNICCMEELRPWQGIEALPNPILATASHNVTNAIYTCKLFTLMGDVLDSIYTPSDRRRPGPHIRNIVSEGHVKLVKFLDALPACLRISKSSRHPSPPHVYQLHLQYHVIMILLHRPFLQSTRPFQGFTLSETGRFDVHTVSCRKAAQWIATILQIYHKNFTLRKLPISAVHCAFTAAVIFLADATSEDNELQQESLKNLKTCYRSLQGMRIAWGWSERAISALEQIAIRWKVEIPGVEAAAHPTRMDCEDETTGISTHLEKGGPPGGEVSSLADDSAAQQPVDNWLELDTLLSYSVE from the exons ATGTCCATGAATACACAGAGTAATCAAAGAAAACGGGTCCCAATAGCCTGTCTGGCCTGCCGAGCAAAGAGGACCAAG TGCGACGGCGATCCAATCCAATGCTCAGCCTGCAAGTATCGCGGGTCCCCCTGTGAATATGTACACACTCCCAATAACCGCAA ACCTCCACGGAAAGAATACGTTGCCGCGCTGCAGGCTCGCGTGAAGACTCTCGAAGACGAACTGGCCCTCGCACGTGAGTCCGGATGGGGTGGTGACTCTGGGTCTGTTCCAGAGACTGAGCCGCCGGCGTTTGACAACGAGGATGACGTTGCGTCGCCCGAGTCCACGGCCAGCCACGGCACCTCCGGAACATCGTCGGCAGCGATCGAGGAAGTCACCGACATCCTCGGGCGATTCGCCATCGGAGACGGGGGAGAGCTGTGCTATTTCGGCTCTCGGAGCAACTTTAACCTCCTGAGGAGCTCGACAGTCCGCTCAATGTCCAACATGGACATGCAACGCAGAGGCTacgaggcggccgcggcccAGGTAGGACTCGTCGGGGTGTCCCGGGATCTTCAATCgcatcttctccatctcttctGGAGCTGGCAAAACTCTTGGCAGTACATCGTGTGCGAGGGTCCGTTTTTGCAAGATCTCGGCAGTCATCCAGACAGCCCCTTTGGGCGGTTCTGCTCGCCTGCTCTCTTGTACGCCATCCTGGCACTGGCTTCACGGTACACCGACGACGAACGCGTCAGGACCGATCCCGAAGATCCGCGGACGGCGGGAGATGCTTTTGCGGCCCAGGCCCGGGTCATGCTGCTCTACGAGTGTGAGACGCCAACCCCGACCACCGTCCAGGCCCTGGCCCTGACCTGTTTGCGCGAGATGGCCCTCAACAAAGAGGCTCTAGGGTGGATGTACTGCGGCATGTGCGTGCGCATGGCCATCAACTTGGGAATGCACCTAGACTGCTCCCCGTGTGTTTCGGAGGGGACGCTCAGtgccgaagaggccgaggtgaGAAACGTCACGTGGTGGGGGTGCTACGTCTTGGACAA GCTCTTCAACATCGGCCTAGGGAGGCCGTCCATGATACAAGCCCGGGACGTGACAGCTGAGCCACCCAACATCTGCTGCATGGAGGAGCTTCGCCCGTGGCAAGGAATAGAGGCTCTGCCCAATCCCATCTTGGCTACTGCGTCTCATAATGTCACGAATGCCATCTACACCTGCAAGCTTTTCACCCTCATGGGCGATGTTCTCGACTCCAT TTACACCCCATCAGACAGACGACGACCCGGGCCGCATATCAGAAACATAGTATCGGAAGGCCACGTGAAGCTTGTCAAGTTCTTGGACGCGTTACCGGCCTGTCTACGTATTTCCAAATCATCGCGGCACCCTTCACCGCCACATGTTTATCAACTTCA TCTTCAATACCATGTTATCATGATCCTGCTCCATCGGCCCTTCCTCCAGTCAACTCGCCCCTTTCAGGGATTCACTCTGTCGGAAACAGGCCGATTTGACGTTCATACGGTGTCATGCCGCAAGGCAGCTCAGTGGATAGCCACCATCCTCCAAATCTATCATAAGAACTTCACTCTG CGAAAGCTGCCAATCTCTGCCGTGCATTGCGCCTTCACGGCCGCCGTGATATTTCTCGCAGACGCGACCTCGGAAGACAACGAGCTCCAGCAAGAGTCCTTGAAGAACCTGAAGACCTGCTATCGGAGTCTGCAGGGGATGAGGATCGCGTGGGGCTGGAGTGAGCGCGCCATATCCGCCTTGGAGCAGATCGCGATACGGTGGAAAGTCGAAATCCCCGGCGTAGAGGCGGCCGCTCACCCAACGAGGATGGACTGTGAAGACGAAACGACTGGTATTTCTACTCATttggaaaagggggggcCACCTGGCGGAGAAGTATCAAGTCTGGCGGACGATTCAGCTGCTCAGCAACCAGTGGACAACTGGCTGGAACTAGATACCCTCTTGAGTTATTCTGTAGAGTAG
- a CDS encoding Putative major facilitator, sugar transporter, major facilitator superfamily, which translates to MTNHQTSYNIAIILFATLGSLTYGYSTSIIATTLGQPTFKQYFDLLDAASSSAITGGLNGLYQAGGLFGVLSTAWASDRYGRKVSIGVYSIISILGGALQAGSVHIGMLMTARAITGLGIGVFILVGYSLASWVGVGFYFVNLHGAQWRLPLALQVIPPLALVLGIKRLPESPRWLIINTRHKEALGILQKLHGDGAPESEDYVQREFSTIRGQIEADSAHPTSWASLFKVRSYRKPLLVGFGTMFGAQ; encoded by the exons ATGACAAACCACCAAACCTCGTACAACATAGCG ATCATCTTGTTCGCGACGCTCGGCAGCCTGACGTATGGATATTCTACATCCATCATCGCGACGACCCTTGGGCAGCCGACTTTCAAACAGTATTTTGATCTTCTCGatgccgcctcctcgtcagccaTTACCGGCGGTCTGAATGGACTGTACCAAGCTGGTGGTCTGTTTGGCGTCCTCTCCACCGCTTGGGCATCTGACCGGTATGGCCGCAAGGTGTCAATTGGGGTCTATTCCATTATCAGCATCTTGGGCGGCGCTTTGCAAGCCGGCTCGGTTCACATCGGCATGCTGATGACTGCAAGAGCAATCACGGGCCTGGGCATTG GTGTTTTCATCCTGGTGGGATATTCACTCGCCAGCTGGGTTGGAGTTGGCTTCTATTTTGTCAACCTCCACGGGGCTCAGTGGCGGCTTCCACTTGCGCTACAAGTTATCCCCCCGCTTGCCCTTGTTCTTGGAATCAAGCGGCTGCCAGAATCACCGCGATGGC TAATCATCAACACCCGGCACAAAGAGGCCCTTGGAATTCTCCAGAAACTTCACGGTGATGGCGCACCCGAAAGTGAAGACTACGTGCAGCGGGAGTTCAGCACCATCCGGGGCCAAATCGAAGCTGATAGCGCCCACCCAACGTCGTGGGCGTCGTTGTTCAAAGTCCGCTCGTACCGGAAACCactcctcgtcggcttcggaaCCATGTTTGGCGCCCAATGA
- a CDS encoding Putative major facilitator, sugar transporter, MFS transporter superfamily has translation MAGAAAALLGEAIMIVLFQGTTNRAGNAAAVAFLFLHLFFYGSFLDASTYVYTSEIWPTHIRSKGAAASTSGMFISSLILLTVSPTAFEAIEWKFYIVLMSLTIVGGVAFAVFFPEVLSS, from the exons ATGGCCggtgccgctgctgctctgctGGGGGAAGCCATCATGATTGTTCTTTTCCAGGGGACCACCAACCGGGCTGGTAACGCAGCAGCCGTGGCTTTCTTGTTCTTGCATCTCTTTTT TTACGGCAGTTTTCTCGATGCGTCGACATACGTTTACACGTCAGAGATTTGGCCTACACATATAAGGTCCAAAGGCGCGGCTGCCTCAACCTCTGGAATGTTCATCTCATCGCTGATTCTACTTACCGTATCGCCTACAGCATTTGAAGCAATTGAATGGAAATTCTACATAGTTCTAATGAGCTTGACAATTGTAGGAGGTGTCGCTTTTGCAGTATTCTTCCCAGAGGTATTGTCCTCTTGA